The Caballeronia sp. TF1N1 genome includes a window with the following:
- a CDS encoding FAD-binding oxidoreductase encodes MKADTQHDSGTPKGASVVIVGGGVTGLSAGWWLAREGVDVLVLEAGMIGWGASGRNGGGCSHHHSPLFLEEQRLWPMMDDLLGYPTEFRAERLRIALDEQQFVLYRRALENGEHHGLRSDVLDAKQVRELVPLAGDNVHAGYFYHFGGHANPHRTLQAYAWALEDHGGRILQHTPVTGFVRQGGRVSAVKTAQGEIACDHLVIAAGPHTGVLAAQLDIDVPLAAARAEMIVTEPLPPMAIGGVDGNGLYGRQTLRGNLAYGGGPHEWIGLDDVPKVRPQSTPLQCSIAARLAALLPKAAHAKVIRSWAGYIENTPDGRPVIDRPDERGNVTVATLSSVGFGLSPASGHAIRDLVMDGRCGFADLSSLRLARFAHLEPDWRELQGWLPLPLRASAPVLEAA; translated from the coding sequence ATGAAAGCAGACACGCAACATGACAGCGGCACGCCGAAGGGCGCTTCGGTCGTTATCGTCGGCGGCGGCGTAACGGGTTTGTCGGCGGGATGGTGGCTCGCGCGCGAGGGTGTCGACGTGCTGGTGCTCGAAGCGGGAATGATCGGCTGGGGCGCGTCGGGCCGCAACGGCGGCGGTTGCTCGCATCATCACAGCCCGCTCTTTCTCGAAGAACAGCGTCTCTGGCCGATGATGGACGACCTGCTCGGCTATCCGACCGAGTTCCGCGCCGAGCGTCTGCGCATTGCGCTCGATGAACAGCAGTTCGTGTTGTACCGGCGCGCGCTCGAAAACGGCGAACACCACGGCCTGCGCTCGGACGTGCTCGATGCGAAACAGGTGCGCGAACTGGTGCCGCTCGCCGGCGACAACGTCCATGCCGGCTACTTCTATCACTTCGGCGGACATGCGAATCCGCATCGCACGTTGCAGGCTTATGCGTGGGCGCTGGAGGATCACGGCGGGCGCATTCTCCAGCACACGCCGGTGACAGGATTCGTCCGGCAAGGCGGACGCGTGAGCGCGGTGAAAACGGCTCAAGGCGAGATTGCCTGCGATCATCTCGTGATCGCGGCCGGGCCGCATACCGGCGTGCTCGCGGCGCAACTCGATATCGATGTGCCGCTCGCCGCCGCACGCGCCGAGATGATCGTCACCGAGCCGTTGCCGCCAATGGCCATCGGCGGCGTGGACGGCAATGGCCTCTATGGACGGCAGACGCTGCGCGGCAATCTCGCTTACGGCGGCGGTCCGCACGAATGGATCGGCCTCGACGATGTGCCGAAGGTGCGGCCGCAATCGACTCCGCTTCAGTGCAGTATCGCGGCGCGCCTGGCTGCGTTGCTGCCCAAGGCGGCGCACGCGAAAGTCATCCGCAGTTGGGCGGGATATATCGAGAACACGCCGGATGGACGGCCCGTGATCGATCGTCCGGATGAACGAGGCAATGTGACGGTCGCGACGCTATCGAGCGTCGGCTTCGGCCTTTCGCCCGCAAGCGGTCACGCCATCCGCGACCTCGTGATGGACGGGCGCTGCGGTTTTGCGGATTTGTCGTCGCTGAGATTGGCGCGCTTCGCTCATCTCGAACCGGACTGGCGCGAGCTTCAGGGCTGGCTGCCGTTGCCGCTGCGCGCATCGGCGCCGGTGCTGGAAGCGGCCTGA